A genomic segment from Blastococcus sp. PRF04-17 encodes:
- a CDS encoding universal stress protein — translation MSDIRSAREPDQGPETEPMRAVPPPSLRPPEAQGVEPLRLPPLLPRRQTPWLIVEVDGTGAGHGALVWALREAARREGTVVAVAVLDAPEGDPLEGSSRVLVRENHAALDRLEAQVLRAIADTGVHGRTRTAVLDRSVFDALVAATRGADLVVVGAGSKALLRQAVPRPPSRRLARGA, via the coding sequence ATGAGCGACATCCGTTCCGCCCGGGAGCCCGACCAGGGGCCCGAGACGGAGCCGATGCGGGCCGTTCCACCGCCGTCGCTCCGACCGCCCGAGGCGCAGGGCGTCGAGCCGCTGCGCCTCCCTCCGCTGCTCCCCCGGCGCCAGACGCCCTGGTTGATCGTGGAGGTGGACGGCACGGGGGCGGGTCACGGAGCACTGGTGTGGGCCCTGCGCGAAGCCGCGCGCCGGGAGGGAACGGTGGTCGCCGTCGCCGTGCTCGACGCGCCGGAGGGCGACCCCCTCGAGGGGTCGAGCCGGGTGCTCGTCCGGGAGAACCACGCGGCGCTCGACCGGCTGGAGGCCCAGGTGCTCCGTGCCATCGCGGACACCGGCGTGCACGGCCGGACGCGCACCGCCGTCCTCGACCGGTCGGTGTTCGACGCACTCGTAGCCGCCACCCGCGGGGCCGATCTGGTCGTGGTCGGCGCCGGCAGCAAGGCGCTGCTCCGCCAGGCAGTCCCCCGTCCGCCCAGCCGCCGCCTGGCCCGTGGCGCCTGA
- a CDS encoding rhodanese-like domain-containing protein: MTAVVSRGIDAVLAASRAGVARLGPAELLEAAARGALVVDTRTDAQRRRQGEFPGAVVIDRTVLEWRLDPASEARIPEATGYDLEVVVLCRQGYSSSLAAASLRAVGLHRATDLVGGVEAWLGAGLPMSEAGADVRE, encoded by the coding sequence GTGACGGCCGTCGTGAGCAGGGGCATCGACGCGGTGCTGGCAGCGAGCCGGGCGGGGGTCGCCAGGCTCGGCCCGGCCGAGCTGCTCGAGGCAGCGGCCCGCGGCGCGCTGGTCGTGGACACGCGTACCGACGCCCAGCGCCGTCGGCAGGGCGAGTTCCCCGGTGCCGTGGTCATCGACCGGACGGTCCTGGAGTGGCGACTCGACCCGGCGAGCGAGGCCCGCATCCCGGAGGCGACCGGGTACGACCTGGAGGTCGTGGTCCTGTGCCGGCAGGGCTACAGCTCCAGCCTCGCCGCTGCGTCGCTGCGGGCGGTCGGCCTGCACCGCGCGACCGACCTCGTCGGCGGCGTCGAGGCGTGGCTCGGGGCGGGCCTGCCGATGTCGGAGGCAGGCGCCGACGTACGGGAGTGA
- a CDS encoding methyl-accepting chemotaxis protein produces the protein MGFRGLRAQGGDDAAELAAHRAFVRQLTETCDAAARGDLEARVRPTPEIAARPELAALHDAVNRVLDVSDAFVRESSAALTAAAEGRFSRRLLLTGLRGAFRKSATDINTARTAMQETAGRVTEAQNARLRLADAFESVVLAMSEQVATASTEMSASASGLTAAAGAAATEVGTAQATITSLTTSSAEIKEIIAMIDAIAAQTRLLALNATIEAARAGEAGKGFAVVASEVKDLADQTGQATLRVTAQVEQIREATEAVAARMGTVGTTVGEMNTLVDGIAAAVDGSSSLATGGDDITGLSQMAERLRSEATGFLAEMRR, from the coding sequence ATGGGCTTCCGGGGCCTGCGCGCCCAGGGAGGCGACGACGCCGCGGAGCTCGCCGCCCACCGGGCTTTCGTGCGCCAGCTGACCGAGACCTGCGACGCCGCCGCCCGCGGCGACCTGGAGGCCCGGGTGCGCCCGACGCCCGAGATCGCGGCCCGGCCGGAGCTGGCCGCTCTGCACGACGCCGTCAACCGGGTGCTCGACGTCTCCGACGCCTTCGTCCGCGAGTCGTCGGCCGCGCTCACCGCCGCCGCGGAGGGCCGGTTCTCCCGACGGCTGCTGCTGACCGGCCTGCGCGGCGCCTTCCGGAAGAGCGCCACCGACATCAACACCGCCCGGACGGCCATGCAGGAGACGGCCGGCCGGGTCACCGAGGCGCAGAACGCCCGCCTGCGCCTGGCCGACGCCTTCGAGTCCGTCGTCCTGGCCATGTCGGAGCAGGTGGCCACCGCCTCGACGGAGATGAGCGCGTCGGCGTCCGGGCTGACGGCCGCGGCCGGTGCCGCCGCCACCGAGGTCGGCACCGCGCAGGCGACGATCACCTCCCTGACCACCTCCTCGGCCGAGATCAAGGAGATCATCGCGATGATCGACGCCATCGCCGCGCAGACCCGGCTGCTGGCCCTCAACGCCACGATCGAGGCCGCCCGCGCCGGAGAGGCCGGCAAGGGGTTCGCCGTGGTCGCTTCCGAGGTCAAGGACCTCGCGGACCAGACCGGTCAGGCAACCCTGCGGGTCACCGCCCAGGTCGAGCAGATCCGCGAGGCCACCGAGGCGGTCGCGGCCCGGATGGGCACGGTGGGGACGACGGTCGGCGAGATGAACACCCTCGTCGACGGCATCGCGGCGGCGGTCGACGGCTCGTCCTCGCTGGCCACCGGCGGGGACGACATCACCGGGCTGTCGCAGATGGCCGAGCGGCTGCGCTCGGAGGCCACCGGATTCCTCGCCGAGATGCGCCGCTGA
- a CDS encoding IPT/TIG domain-containing protein has translation MTPPVTSPVVPPIGSGGGTPPIGSGGSTPTAPDAGGSSPDTTRYDELGVFKVTSLSPNRVGTAGGTLVTITGLALPESPTIRIGATATASVVTATSTRVTFRVPARTADTYDVSIYAPDDTAQVLSRALTYVDPSAPTGPGDGTDPGAPAPGDGATPPGDDGGEDGGEDGAPGGPGTGTGPVERTGPAGERLVRSDRFRALGSIWSVNCSSSCTGVAI, from the coding sequence GTGACCCCACCGGTGACCTCGCCGGTCGTCCCGCCCATCGGCTCCGGCGGCGGCACGCCGCCCATCGGCTCGGGCGGCAGCACGCCGACGGCGCCGGACGCCGGCGGCTCGTCCCCGGACACGACGCGCTACGACGAGCTGGGCGTGTTCAAGGTGACCTCGCTCAGCCCGAACAGGGTCGGCACCGCCGGGGGCACGCTGGTGACCATCACCGGGCTCGCCCTGCCGGAATCGCCGACCATCCGGATCGGCGCCACCGCGACGGCCTCCGTGGTCACGGCGACGAGCACGCGGGTCACCTTCCGGGTCCCGGCACGCACGGCCGACACCTACGACGTGTCGATCTACGCGCCGGACGACACCGCGCAGGTGCTCAGCCGGGCGTTGACCTACGTCGACCCGTCGGCCCCGACGGGGCCGGGTGACGGGACCGACCCGGGCGCCCCCGCGCCCGGGGACGGCGCCACGCCACCGGGGGACGACGGCGGCGAGGACGGCGGTGAGGACGGGGCGCCCGGCGGTCCGGGCACCGGCACCGGCCCGGTCGAGCGCACCGGTCCGGCGGGTGAGCGCCTCGTCCGGTCCGACAGGTTCCGGGCGCTGGGCTCCATCTGGTCGGTGAACTGCTCCTCGTCCTGCACGGGGGTCGCGATCTAG
- a CDS encoding response regulator: MQTTQSVRVFLVDDHEVVRRGVAEVLEDDPGISVCGEAGSVAEALARVPAVRPDVVVIDMRLPDGDGAELCRGLRERVPGLCCLVLTSFSEQEALEAAVRAGASGFLLKQVRGPALVSAVRTVAAGGTLFDEVSPAMVARTRPPRAAGGDRLRLLTDQERTVLRLIGEGLTNRQIGERMGLAEKTVKNYTSHLLAKLGLERRTQAAILATELRDRQGG; encoded by the coding sequence GTGCAGACGACCCAGTCGGTGCGGGTCTTCCTCGTCGACGACCACGAGGTGGTCCGGCGGGGCGTCGCCGAGGTGCTCGAGGACGATCCGGGCATCAGCGTGTGCGGCGAGGCCGGGTCGGTGGCCGAGGCCCTGGCCCGGGTCCCGGCCGTGCGGCCCGACGTCGTGGTCATCGACATGCGGCTGCCCGACGGGGACGGCGCCGAGCTCTGCCGCGGCCTCCGCGAGCGGGTGCCGGGGCTGTGCTGCCTGGTGCTGACCAGCTTCTCCGAGCAGGAGGCGCTGGAGGCGGCGGTCCGCGCCGGCGCATCGGGCTTCCTGCTCAAGCAGGTGCGCGGCCCGGCGCTGGTCTCCGCCGTCCGCACGGTCGCCGCCGGCGGCACCCTCTTCGACGAGGTCTCGCCGGCCATGGTGGCGCGCACCCGCCCGCCCAGGGCGGCCGGCGGCGACCGGCTGCGCCTGCTGACCGACCAGGAGCGCACGGTGCTCCGGCTGATCGGCGAAGGGCTGACCAACCGGCAGATCGGCGAGCGCATGGGACTGGCCGAGAAGACGGTGAAGAACTACACCAGCCACCTGCTGGCGAAACTGGGGCTCGAGCGGCGCACCCAGGCCGCCATCCTCGCCACCGAGCTGCGCGACCGCCAGGGCGGCTGA
- a CDS encoding PAS domain-containing protein — protein sequence MLDLQPAPGRAVRPTGQERTFDADELIVSKTDPRGVITYANDVFLRVSGYEMDEVLGRPHNLIRHPEMPRAVFWLLWQTLGRGEELFAYINNLARDGAHYWVLAHVTPSFDARGRVVGYHSSRRKPAQRAIEAVRPLYARLSAEERRHPGAKAAVSASSQLLTDILAEQGGGYDDLVWSIINREES from the coding sequence ATGCTGGATCTGCAGCCGGCACCGGGGCGGGCGGTGCGACCCACCGGCCAGGAGCGCACGTTCGACGCCGACGAGCTGATCGTCTCCAAGACCGATCCGCGCGGCGTCATCACCTACGCCAACGACGTGTTCCTGCGGGTCAGCGGCTACGAGATGGACGAAGTCCTCGGCCGTCCGCACAACCTCATCCGGCACCCCGAGATGCCCCGGGCGGTCTTCTGGCTCCTCTGGCAGACGCTCGGCCGCGGTGAGGAACTCTTCGCCTACATCAACAACCTCGCCCGGGACGGCGCCCACTACTGGGTGCTGGCCCACGTGACGCCGTCCTTCGACGCCCGCGGCCGGGTCGTCGGCTACCACTCAAGCCGTCGCAAGCCCGCGCAGCGGGCGATCGAGGCGGTGCGGCCGTTGTACGCGCGGCTGTCCGCCGAGGAGCGCCGGCACCCCGGTGCCAAGGCGGCGGTCTCCGCCTCCTCGCAGCTGCTGACCGACATCCTGGCCGAGCAGGGCGGCGGCTACGACGACCTCGTCTGGTCGATCATCAACCGCGAGGAGAGCTGA
- a CDS encoding GAF domain-containing sensor histidine kinase, with protein sequence MPPPDPPPESSAAAERGDVRVTPVLAAALRAAASGSQLEATLHDIVQAAVRHVDAGYGALGVLSPDGRGLDRFVIVGMDDHVRERIGRLPAGHGILGLLVAEPAALRLDDLGDHPASVGFPPEHPEMRSFLGVPVRVGEAVFGNLYLTEKRTGDTFTDADVEVAQALAVVAGMAIENARLAERAETRGRWGLAAAEMATALLSGADPDDVLRAVCTQVSALTDADMVGVLVPSDGDPGTMTIVAAVGPVADDVEGVRLPLGDSYLAVTQEAGEPRLIEDISTMPVIGTRAAVVVELTAGYGPALVVPLGSGSSRGLLATLRASGRPPFTPDELDLLSAFAAQASVALELARAQQRERVLQVQADRDRIARDLHDHVVQRIFATALALDRLSRNLENDHPEAARRLSRSVDELHGTISRIRTSIFELHEAEDASPAAVRRRLAEVLRSVTDGHDVRPDLRMRYERDDLPPDLVLDLVAVVRELATNVVRHAGAARLTVSVTVTDEVEVVVTDDGCGLPPITVRSGLANLADRAERRGGRLTAAAAVSGTEIRWTVPAPG encoded by the coding sequence GTGCCCCCGCCCGATCCCCCGCCCGAATCCTCGGCCGCCGCCGAGCGCGGCGACGTCCGCGTCACGCCGGTCCTCGCGGCGGCGCTCCGCGCCGCGGCGTCGGGCAGCCAGCTCGAGGCCACGCTGCACGACATCGTGCAGGCCGCCGTCCGCCACGTCGACGCCGGCTACGGCGCGCTCGGCGTGCTGTCGCCCGACGGCCGGGGGCTGGACCGCTTCGTCATCGTCGGCATGGACGACCACGTCCGGGAGCGCATCGGCCGGCTGCCCGCCGGGCACGGCATCCTGGGCCTGCTGGTCGCCGAGCCCGCCGCCCTCCGCCTCGACGACCTCGGGGACCACCCGGCGTCGGTGGGTTTTCCGCCCGAACACCCGGAGATGCGCTCGTTCCTCGGTGTGCCGGTGCGGGTGGGCGAGGCCGTGTTCGGCAACCTGTACCTCACCGAGAAGCGCACCGGCGACACCTTCACCGATGCCGACGTGGAGGTCGCGCAGGCGCTCGCGGTGGTCGCCGGCATGGCGATCGAGAACGCCCGGCTCGCCGAGCGGGCGGAGACCCGTGGCCGGTGGGGGCTGGCGGCCGCCGAGATGGCGACGGCGCTGCTGTCGGGCGCCGATCCCGACGACGTGCTCCGGGCGGTCTGCACCCAGGTCTCGGCGCTGACCGACGCCGACATGGTCGGCGTGCTCGTCCCGAGCGACGGCGACCCGGGCACGATGACCATCGTCGCGGCGGTCGGACCGGTCGCCGACGACGTGGAAGGCGTCCGGCTGCCGCTGGGCGACAGCTACCTCGCGGTCACCCAGGAGGCCGGGGAGCCGCGGCTGATCGAGGACATCAGCACCATGCCCGTCATCGGCACCCGCGCGGCAGTGGTCGTCGAGCTGACGGCCGGTTACGGACCGGCGCTCGTGGTGCCCCTGGGCAGCGGCTCGTCCCGGGGGCTGCTGGCGACCCTGCGGGCATCGGGCCGCCCGCCCTTCACCCCCGACGAGCTGGACCTGCTGTCGGCGTTCGCGGCACAGGCGTCGGTCGCGCTCGAGCTGGCCCGCGCCCAGCAGCGCGAGCGGGTGCTGCAGGTGCAGGCCGACCGCGACCGGATCGCCCGCGACCTGCACGACCACGTCGTCCAGCGGATCTTCGCCACCGCGCTCGCCCTCGACCGGCTCTCCCGCAACCTGGAGAACGACCACCCGGAGGCCGCGAGACGGCTGTCCCGCAGCGTGGATGAGCTGCACGGCACGATCTCCCGGATCCGGACGTCGATCTTCGAGCTGCACGAGGCCGAGGACGCCTCCCCGGCCGCGGTCCGGCGCCGGCTGGCGGAGGTGCTGCGCTCGGTGACCGACGGCCACGACGTCCGTCCCGACCTCCGGATGCGCTACGAGCGCGACGACCTGCCGCCCGACCTGGTGCTCGACCTGGTGGCGGTGGTGCGCGAGCTCGCGACCAACGTCGTCCGGCACGCGGGCGCCGCCCGCCTCACCGTGTCGGTGACCGTCACCGACGAGGTGGAGGTCGTCGTGACCGACGACGGGTGCGGCCTGCCGCCGATCACCGTCCGCAGCGGCCTGGCCAACCTCGCCGACCGGGCGGAGCGCCGCGGCGGCCGGCTCACCGCTGCCGCGGCCGTGTCCGGGACCGAGATCCGGTGGACGGTGCCGGCGCCCGGCTGA
- a CDS encoding putative bifunctional diguanylate cyclase/phosphodiesterase has product MSLLRRLRSTSLLTRFGVVSLLLTIAVGAVLSSVLSTVIEDRARQQAEDAALMAVRLGLQPHFSRADLAIGFEAGRLADVEHAVDSAAERFGTAGSSLAAFDPVELKVFNGEQTIVYHSEHPELVGTTSNSGELRAALDGYVVSGFAHSSDDSDTSEDGERQLLEVYVPLQYPGSSEPDGVIEVYLPYAPVAAAVRDDVRTMTVALGVSLTVFYVVVFRLIASASKRLRRQTEELHISAERDRHQATHDALTGLPNWELMRDRLDQGLAAASRTDREVALLLIDLDRFKEINDTLGHSYGDRLLCQVGPRLQSVLREGDTVARLGGDEFAVLLPVVDGVAEAEAVAERLRESLHQAFDVNGVALDVEASIGIALSPWHGTDTEELLRNADIAMYVAKEMKAGAVVFEATEHVTAPSRITVLGDLRRALENTDELFLNYQPKYTLDRERIEGLEALLRWEHPTEGLIPPGEFIPVAEGTGIILRLTERVLDMALAQMRLWLDAGHAVPVAVNLSTRCLLDAGLPELVQRLLARFRVPAELLRLEVTESAVMGDAARCMEVLQRLHDLGVKLSIDDFGTGYSSMAHLRRLPVDELKIDRSFVLGMTSAPQDAVLVRTAIDLGHNLGLTVVAEGVEGAEHVAALRELGCDIAQGYHYARPMPGGAMTELLGRVGTIHGSTVPVTR; this is encoded by the coding sequence ATGAGCCTTCTCCGGCGGCTGCGCAGCACCAGCCTGCTGACCCGCTTTGGGGTCGTCAGCCTGCTGCTGACCATCGCCGTGGGTGCGGTGCTCTCCTCCGTGCTGAGCACCGTCATCGAGGACCGGGCCCGCCAGCAGGCGGAGGACGCCGCCCTCATGGCCGTGCGCCTCGGGCTCCAGCCGCACTTCAGCCGAGCCGACCTGGCCATCGGCTTCGAGGCCGGGCGACTGGCCGACGTGGAGCACGCCGTCGACAGCGCCGCCGAGCGGTTCGGCACGGCGGGCAGCTCGCTGGCCGCCTTCGACCCGGTGGAGCTGAAGGTGTTCAACGGCGAGCAGACGATCGTCTACCACTCGGAGCATCCGGAGCTGGTCGGCACGACCTCGAACTCGGGTGAGCTCCGGGCGGCCCTGGACGGCTACGTCGTCTCCGGTTTCGCCCACTCCTCCGACGACAGCGACACCAGCGAGGACGGCGAACGGCAGCTGCTCGAGGTGTACGTGCCGCTGCAGTACCCGGGTTCCTCGGAACCCGACGGCGTCATCGAGGTGTACCTGCCCTACGCGCCGGTGGCCGCCGCCGTCCGGGACGACGTGCGGACGATGACCGTCGCCCTGGGCGTGAGCCTGACCGTCTTCTACGTCGTGGTCTTCCGCCTCATCGCCTCGGCGTCCAAGCGCCTGCGCCGCCAGACCGAGGAACTGCACATCTCCGCCGAGCGCGACCGGCACCAGGCCACCCACGACGCGCTGACCGGCCTGCCGAACTGGGAGCTCATGCGCGACCGGCTGGACCAGGGCCTGGCCGCCGCGAGCCGCACCGACCGCGAGGTCGCGCTGCTGCTCATCGACCTCGACCGGTTCAAGGAGATCAACGACACCCTGGGCCATTCGTACGGCGACCGGCTGCTCTGCCAGGTCGGTCCGCGCCTGCAGTCGGTGCTCCGCGAGGGCGACACCGTCGCCCGCCTCGGTGGCGACGAGTTCGCCGTCCTGCTGCCGGTCGTGGACGGCGTCGCGGAGGCGGAGGCCGTCGCCGAGCGGCTGCGCGAGTCGCTGCACCAGGCCTTCGACGTCAACGGCGTCGCCCTCGACGTCGAGGCCAGCATCGGCATCGCGCTGTCGCCGTGGCACGGCACCGACACCGAGGAGCTCCTGCGCAACGCCGACATCGCGATGTACGTCGCGAAGGAGATGAAGGCCGGCGCGGTCGTCTTCGAGGCCACCGAGCACGTCACCGCGCCCTCACGCATCACCGTGCTCGGTGACCTGCGCCGGGCGCTGGAGAACACCGACGAGCTCTTCCTCAACTACCAGCCGAAGTACACCCTCGACCGGGAGCGGATCGAGGGCCTCGAGGCACTGCTGCGCTGGGAGCACCCGACCGAGGGCCTGATCCCGCCGGGCGAGTTCATCCCGGTCGCGGAGGGCACCGGCATCATCCTGCGGCTGACCGAGCGCGTCCTGGACATGGCGCTGGCCCAGATGCGGCTGTGGCTCGACGCGGGCCACGCCGTGCCCGTGGCGGTCAACCTGTCCACCCGGTGCCTGCTCGACGCCGGGCTGCCCGAGCTCGTGCAGCGCCTGCTCGCCCGGTTCCGCGTGCCGGCCGAGCTGCTGCGCCTCGAGGTCACCGAGAGCGCGGTCATGGGCGATGCCGCCCGGTGCATGGAGGTCCTGCAGCGCCTGCACGACCTCGGCGTGAAGCTGTCCATCGACGACTTCGGCACCGGCTACAGCTCCATGGCCCACCTGCGCCGGCTGCCGGTGGACGAGCTGAAGATCGACCGTTCGTTCGTGCTCGGCATGACGAGCGCCCCGCAGGACGCCGTCCTCGTGCGCACCGCGATCGATCTGGGCCACAACCTCGGCCTCACCGTGGTGGCGGAGGGGGTCGAGGGCGCCGAGCACGTGGCGGCGCTCCGGGAGCTCGGGTGCGACATCGCGCAGGGGTACCACTACGCGCGCCCGATGCCGGGTGGCGCGATGACCGAGCTGCTGGGTCGCGTGGGCACCATCCACGGCAGCACGGTGCCGGTCACCCGCTGA